One stretch of Enterobacter sp. RHBSTW-00994 DNA includes these proteins:
- a CDS encoding ABC transporter permease, with amino-acid sequence MPFYLFLRRLRRSPAACCGLIAIALLVFIALFAPWLAPRDPNWQDAAARLQAPNGQHWLGTDSYGRDLLSRLLYGSRPALGLVALVTVITLPAGLLVGVLSGYYGGWLERVLMRFTDVVMSMPRLILAFAFVAMLGPGLVNGALALALTTWPAYARQARSEIQRLRHSDYLAAAGMMGIRGFRLLFGHILPLCLPSAIVRLALDLAGIILAAAGLGFLGLGARPPMAEWGAMIADGMQVIFDQWWIAAIPGGAILFASLAFNLLGDGLRDVLEPQHD; translated from the coding sequence ATGCCGTTTTATCTCTTTTTACGCCGCCTGCGCCGCTCTCCTGCCGCGTGTTGCGGGTTGATTGCCATCGCACTTCTGGTGTTCATTGCCCTGTTTGCTCCCTGGCTTGCACCGCGAGATCCTAACTGGCAGGACGCTGCCGCCCGTCTGCAAGCCCCCAACGGCCAGCACTGGCTGGGTACTGACAGCTACGGGCGCGACCTGCTCTCCCGACTGCTTTACGGCAGCCGCCCGGCACTGGGGCTGGTGGCCTTAGTCACGGTGATCACCTTGCCCGCGGGTCTGCTGGTCGGGGTTTTGTCCGGCTATTACGGCGGGTGGCTGGAGCGCGTGCTGATGCGCTTTACTGACGTCGTGATGTCAATGCCACGCCTGATCCTCGCCTTTGCGTTTGTCGCCATGCTCGGGCCGGGCCTGGTCAACGGCGCGCTGGCGCTGGCCTTAACCACCTGGCCCGCCTATGCGCGTCAGGCTCGCAGTGAGATTCAGCGTCTGCGTCACAGCGATTACCTGGCCGCTGCCGGGATGATGGGCATTCGCGGTTTCAGGCTGCTTTTCGGCCATATTCTTCCGCTGTGCCTGCCGTCCGCAATAGTGCGCCTGGCGCTCGATCTGGCCGGGATTATTCTGGCTGCTGCCGGGCTGGGCTTCCTCGGTCTCGGCGCGCGTCCGCCCATGGCTGAATGGGGCGCAATGATTGCCGACGGCATGCAGGTGATTTTCGACCAGTGGTGGATTGCCGCCATTCCGGGCGGCGCCATTCTGTTTGCCAGCCTGGCATTTAACCTGCTGGGCGATGGCCTGCGCGACGTACTGGAGCCGCAACATGACTGA
- a CDS encoding GNAT family protein, which translates to MPEINQYGQTVNNLVLDWKGARVLTRTPLVGQYCRLEPLDAERHAADLFDAYALGDDSDWTWLASTRPESVEATVHWLLGKVMDDALVPYAVIDLRTECAVGIVSYMAIERLMGSVEIGHVTWSRKMKNTWLGTETVWLLLKNGFAHDYRRLEWKCDSMNIASRNAAERLGFVWEGRLRQKLVRKGRNRDSDMLSIIDEEWPERDAELRAWLAAENFDGNGRQLKKLEAFRE; encoded by the coding sequence GTGCCGGAAATCAATCAATATGGTCAAACCGTTAATAACCTCGTCCTCGACTGGAAAGGTGCGCGCGTTTTAACCCGAACGCCACTTGTTGGTCAATATTGTCGCCTTGAGCCGCTGGATGCAGAACGCCATGCCGCCGATCTTTTTGACGCCTATGCACTGGGGGACGATAGCGACTGGACCTGGCTTGCCAGCACCCGCCCTGAGAGTGTGGAAGCGACAGTACACTGGTTGCTTGGCAAAGTAATGGATGATGCGCTTGTGCCTTATGCGGTCATCGACTTACGCACGGAATGCGCCGTGGGTATCGTGAGTTATATGGCGATTGAACGGTTGATGGGCTCGGTCGAAATCGGCCATGTGACCTGGTCGCGAAAAATGAAAAATACCTGGCTTGGTACGGAAACCGTCTGGCTGTTGCTCAAAAATGGCTTTGCGCATGACTACCGTCGGCTGGAGTGGAAATGCGACTCGATGAATATCGCCTCGCGGAATGCCGCAGAGCGGCTGGGGTTTGTCTGGGAAGGGCGTCTGCGCCAGAAGCTGGTGCGTAAAGGCCGTAACCGCGACAGCGATATGCTTTCTATTATTGACGAGGAGTGGCCAGAGCGTGATGCAGAGTTGCGTGCCTGGCTGGCAGCGGAGAATTTTGACGGGAACGGACGACAGCTTAAGAAGCTGGAGGCGTTTCGGGAGTAG
- a CDS encoding ABC transporter substrate-binding protein, producing the protein MTKKLLPLLVLAALSSAVHAATPPNTLVVAQGLDDIVSLDPAEANELSSIQTVPSLYQRLVQPDRDNPEKITPILAESWQADAAAKTLTIKLKPDAKFASGNPLRPEDVIFSYTRAVTLNKSPAFILNVLGWDADNIASQLKKVDDHTLTLHWTADVSPSVALNILSTPIASIVDEKQVAANVKDNDFGNAWLKMHSAGSGAFKMRVYQPHQAIVLEANDTAPGGAPKLKSIIIKNVPDPASRRLLIQQGDADVARDLGADQISALDGKPGVKVLSIPSAEQNYLVFNTGNSANPLLNNPAFWEASRWLVDYDGITKDLLKGQYFVHQSFLPVGLPGALENNPFKFDPAKAKAILAKAGIKDAHFTLDVENKPPFITIAQSMQASFAQGGVKVDLLPAAGSQVYARVRAKQHQAAIRLWIPDYFDAHSNASAFAWNDGKSSTVAGLNGWTIPELNKATLAAVAEPDPAKRLDLYKKMQEELQHNSPYVFVDQGKTQIVVRDNVKGYQQGLNADMVWYDRVTK; encoded by the coding sequence ATGACTAAGAAACTGCTGCCGTTACTGGTGTTGGCTGCGCTCTCAAGCGCTGTTCACGCCGCGACTCCGCCCAACACGCTGGTTGTCGCACAAGGTCTTGATGACATCGTGAGCCTCGACCCGGCAGAAGCCAACGAGCTTTCCAGTATCCAGACCGTCCCCAGCCTGTATCAGCGTCTGGTTCAGCCAGATCGCGATAACCCGGAAAAAATCACCCCGATTCTGGCGGAAAGCTGGCAAGCCGATGCCGCAGCAAAGACCCTGACCATCAAACTCAAACCCGATGCAAAATTTGCCTCCGGCAACCCCCTGCGTCCGGAAGATGTGATCTTCTCTTATACCCGTGCCGTAACGTTGAATAAATCTCCGGCGTTTATCCTCAACGTGCTGGGTTGGGACGCGGATAACATCGCCAGCCAGTTGAAAAAAGTAGATGACCACACGCTGACGCTGCACTGGACGGCTGATGTCAGCCCGTCGGTGGCGCTGAACATTCTCTCCACGCCAATTGCCTCGATCGTGGACGAAAAGCAGGTCGCCGCAAATGTAAAAGATAACGACTTCGGCAACGCATGGCTGAAAATGCACTCAGCAGGCAGCGGTGCGTTCAAAATGCGTGTCTATCAACCGCATCAGGCCATCGTACTGGAAGCAAACGACACCGCACCTGGCGGCGCACCGAAACTGAAAAGCATCATTATTAAAAACGTCCCCGATCCGGCGTCTCGTCGCCTGCTGATCCAGCAGGGTGATGCGGATGTGGCTCGCGATTTAGGGGCAGACCAGATCAGCGCTCTCGACGGTAAACCCGGCGTGAAGGTGCTGAGCATCCCGTCTGCCGAGCAGAACTATCTGGTGTTCAATACCGGCAACAGTGCCAACCCACTGCTGAATAACCCGGCGTTCTGGGAAGCGTCCCGCTGGCTGGTGGATTATGACGGTATCACCAAAGATCTGCTGAAAGGCCAGTATTTTGTCCACCAAAGCTTCCTGCCTGTCGGTTTGCCGGGCGCGCTGGAGAACAATCCGTTCAAATTTGACCCGGCCAAAGCGAAAGCGATCCTCGCCAAAGCGGGCATCAAAGATGCGCACTTCACGCTGGATGTCGAGAACAAACCGCCGTTCATCACCATCGCCCAGTCGATGCAGGCGAGCTTTGCTCAGGGCGGCGTGAAGGTTGATCTGCTGCCTGCGGCGGGCAGCCAGGTGTATGCCCGCGTGCGTGCAAAACAGCATCAGGCCGCCATTCGTCTGTGGATCCCGGATTACTTCGACGCCCACTCTAACGCCAGCGCCTTCGCGTGGAACGACGGCAAATCCAGCACGGTTGCCGGCCTGAACGGCTGGACAATTCCGGAGTTGAATAAAGCCACACTGGCGGCCGTTGCCGAGCCTGATCCGGCGAAACGTCTGGATCTGTACAAGAAGATGCAGGAAGAGCTGCAGCATAATTCTCCGTATGTCTTCGTCGACCAGGGCAAGACCCAGATTGTGGTACGCGATAACGTGAAGGGATATCAGCAAGGGCTGAATGCAGATATGGTCTGGTACGATCGCGTAACGAAATAG
- a CDS encoding ABC transporter ATP-binding protein — MTEHRVIVDALNIDYPAARVVSNLSFTLGNERLALVGESGSGKSMSARALMGLVRKPGIVTARQLNVLGNDLQTLNNRRWQALRGNGIAMVLQDPRYALNPVKNVAAQLDEALTLHQSLPRSERLARIHDIIRAVGLAGQVLTRYPSELSGGMGQRVMIAIALINNPQVLIADEPTSALDARLRNQILDLLVQQCEERQMAMLLISHDLPLVAEHCDRVLVMYQGEKVDEMAANQLPQATHPYTRTLWTCRPNANTFGQMLPTLDRSQPWQEANNGTR, encoded by the coding sequence ATGACTGAACACCGCGTCATCGTCGATGCGCTGAATATCGACTACCCCGCCGCCCGCGTGGTCAGCAACCTGAGCTTTACGCTGGGCAACGAGCGTCTGGCACTGGTCGGGGAATCTGGCTCCGGCAAATCCATGTCTGCCCGTGCGCTGATGGGCCTGGTGCGTAAACCGGGTATCGTCACTGCCCGCCAGCTTAATGTGCTGGGCAATGACCTGCAGACCCTCAACAACCGCCGCTGGCAGGCACTTCGCGGCAACGGTATTGCGATGGTGCTTCAGGACCCGCGCTATGCGCTCAATCCGGTGAAAAATGTCGCGGCGCAGCTTGATGAGGCCCTGACGCTGCATCAGTCCCTGCCCCGTTCGGAACGTCTTGCACGCATTCACGACATCATCCGCGCCGTGGGGCTGGCCGGGCAGGTGCTGACGCGTTATCCCAGCGAACTTTCTGGCGGCATGGGGCAACGTGTGATGATTGCCATTGCGCTGATCAATAACCCACAGGTTCTGATTGCTGATGAGCCCACTTCTGCGCTGGACGCACGTCTGCGCAACCAGATCCTCGACCTGCTGGTACAACAGTGTGAAGAACGCCAGATGGCGATGCTGCTGATCAGCCATGACTTGCCGCTGGTCGCCGAACATTGCGACCGCGTACTGGTGATGTATCAGGGCGAGAAGGTTGATGAAATGGCGGCAAACCAGTTGCCACAGGCAACCCATCCGTATACGCGCACGCTATGGACTTGCCGCCCAAATGCCAACACCTTTGGGCAGATGTTGCCGACCCTCGACCGCTCTCAGCCGTGGCAGGAGGCGAACAATGGCACTCGTTGA
- the sitD gene encoding iron/manganese ABC transporter permease subunit SitD translates to MMTLLLEPFQFAFMNNALLIALLVAVPCALLSVFLVLKGWALMGDAMSHAVFPGVVLAWMLNLPLALGAFVAGLFCAVATGYLKDNSRIKQDTVMGIVFSGMFAAGLILYIAVKPEVHLDHILFGDMLGINGSDILQSGIVAGGIALMIAVKWRDFLLFCFDYQQAQASGLRTRWLHYGLLCMVSLTIVATLKAVGIILSISLLIAPGAIAVLMTRRFHMALLVAVAISVLVSVSGVYLSFYLDSAPAPTIVVLFALMFIITFAVTSVNARRRERVSVAS, encoded by the coding sequence ATGATGACGTTGCTCCTTGAACCCTTCCAGTTTGCGTTTATGAACAACGCGCTGCTGATTGCGTTGCTGGTGGCTGTACCTTGTGCGTTGTTGTCCGTTTTTCTGGTGCTGAAAGGGTGGGCATTGATGGGCGACGCGATGAGCCACGCAGTTTTTCCCGGCGTTGTACTTGCCTGGATGTTGAACCTGCCGCTGGCGCTGGGCGCCTTTGTCGCCGGTCTGTTTTGTGCCGTCGCCACCGGATACCTGAAAGACAACAGCCGGATCAAGCAAGATACCGTCATGGGGATCGTCTTTTCCGGCATGTTCGCAGCCGGGCTGATCCTCTATATTGCCGTCAAACCCGAGGTGCATCTTGACCACATTCTGTTCGGCGACATGCTGGGCATTAACGGGAGCGATATTCTGCAAAGCGGTATCGTCGCCGGGGGAATTGCGCTGATGATTGCTGTGAAGTGGCGTGATTTTTTGCTGTTCTGTTTTGACTATCAGCAGGCACAGGCGAGCGGCTTGCGCACCCGCTGGTTGCATTACGGTTTGTTGTGCATGGTCTCGCTGACCATTGTGGCGACGCTAAAGGCGGTGGGGATTATTCTGTCCATTTCACTGCTGATTGCTCCCGGCGCCATCGCGGTGCTGATGACCCGACGTTTCCACATGGCGTTGCTGGTCGCGGTGGCCATCTCGGTACTGGTCTCGGTGAGCGGCGTCTATCTGTCGTTTTATCTCGACAGCGCACCCGCACCGACCATTGTGGTGCTGTTTGCCCTGATGTTCATTATCACCTTCGCGGTGACCAGCGTGAATGCGAGGCGAAGAGAGAGGGTTAGCGTGGCGAGCTGA
- a CDS encoding metal ABC transporter substrate-binding protein, producing the protein MQPLQGLKRLLLSALLMTMTTTGALAAEKFQVITTFTVIADMAKNVAGEAADVTSITRAGAEIHEYQPTPGDIKRAQKAQLILANGMNLELWFQRFYQHLNGVPEVIVTQGISPMGISEGPYNGKPNPHAWMSPDNALIYVDNIRDALVKYDPTNAQTYQRNAEIYKQKITATLDPLRKQVAEIPADKRWMVTSEGAFSYLARDLGLKELYLWPINADQQGTPQQVRKVIDLVKKHQIPAVFSESTVSDKPARQVARETDTHYGGVLYVDSLSAENGPVPTYIDLLNVTTRTLVQGIRDGMKE; encoded by the coding sequence ATGCAACCACTGCAAGGATTGAAGCGTCTTTTGCTCAGCGCGTTGTTAATGACCATGACCACCACGGGCGCGCTGGCGGCCGAAAAGTTCCAGGTCATCACAACTTTTACCGTCATTGCGGATATGGCGAAAAACGTGGCGGGAGAGGCCGCGGATGTCACCTCTATTACCAGGGCAGGCGCGGAAATTCATGAGTATCAGCCAACTCCGGGCGATATCAAACGCGCACAGAAAGCGCAGTTGATTCTGGCCAACGGTATGAATCTGGAGCTGTGGTTCCAGCGCTTTTATCAGCATCTCAACGGCGTGCCGGAAGTGATTGTCACGCAAGGCATCAGCCCGATGGGGATCAGCGAAGGGCCGTATAACGGCAAGCCTAACCCGCATGCGTGGATGTCTCCGGACAACGCGCTGATTTATGTCGATAACATCCGCGATGCGCTGGTGAAGTATGACCCGACAAATGCGCAGACTTACCAGCGCAACGCCGAAATCTACAAGCAGAAAATTACCGCGACCCTCGACCCCCTGCGTAAACAGGTGGCAGAGATCCCGGCAGACAAGCGCTGGATGGTGACCAGTGAAGGCGCATTCTCCTACCTGGCGCGGGATTTAGGGCTGAAAGAGCTTTATCTGTGGCCGATAAATGCCGATCAGCAGGGTACACCGCAGCAGGTACGCAAGGTTATTGACCTGGTGAAAAAACATCAGATACCGGCCGTGTTCAGTGAAAGTACCGTGTCCGATAAACCTGCTCGTCAGGTGGCACGCGAGACGGATACGCACTACGGTGGCGTGCTATACGTGGACTCCCTGAGTGCAGAAAACGGACCCGTGCCAACCTATATCGATCTGCTTAACGTCACGACCCGCACGCTGGTGCAGGGGATCCGTGACGGCATGAAGGAGTAA
- a CDS encoding ABC transporter permease, whose amino-acid sequence MPHLSTHVTRVFQGLLTLLLTLFGLLLVTFALSAFSPVDRVLQIVGDHASQSTYDQVRHQLGLDQPIPVQFWHYLQSLAHGDLGTASATGQPVLQDLLHAFPATLELATLALIIGSVLGVIAGVLCARFAGSPLDLTIRTLTLLGNSVPIFWLGLLMLALFYAKLQWSAGPGRLDDVWQFTVEPRTGFALIDTWLSGDRDAFRNAISHLVLPVLLLAYYSLASITRLTRSACLSEMNKEYILLARAKGAGEMTILLRHVLPNIRSTLLTVIALAYTSMLEGAVLTETVFSWPGIGRYLTTALFAGDTTAVMGGTLLIGVCFVLINNLTDLLVRATDPRVR is encoded by the coding sequence ATGCCACACCTATCTACCCACGTGACGCGCGTGTTTCAGGGGCTGCTGACCCTGCTGCTCACGCTCTTCGGGCTGTTGCTCGTCACGTTCGCACTTTCTGCATTTTCCCCCGTCGATCGCGTATTGCAGATCGTCGGCGATCACGCCAGCCAGTCGACTTACGATCAGGTCCGCCACCAGCTTGGCCTTGATCAGCCGATTCCTGTTCAGTTCTGGCACTATCTGCAAAGCCTCGCCCACGGCGATTTAGGCACAGCCAGCGCCACCGGACAACCCGTATTGCAGGATCTGCTGCATGCGTTCCCGGCGACGCTGGAGCTGGCCACGCTTGCCCTGATCATTGGCTCCGTCCTGGGGGTTATCGCTGGCGTGCTGTGCGCCCGTTTTGCCGGTTCACCGCTCGATTTAACCATTCGCACCCTGACGTTACTCGGTAACTCTGTCCCGATTTTCTGGCTCGGGCTGCTGATGCTGGCGCTGTTCTACGCGAAACTCCAGTGGAGTGCAGGCCCTGGCAGGCTGGATGATGTCTGGCAATTTACCGTTGAACCCCGCACCGGCTTTGCCCTGATTGATACCTGGCTTTCCGGCGACCGCGACGCATTCAGAAACGCCATCAGTCATCTGGTTCTGCCGGTATTGCTGCTGGCTTATTACTCGCTGGCCAGCATCACCCGCCTTACCCGTTCGGCCTGTCTGAGCGAGATGAACAAAGAGTACATTTTGCTCGCCCGTGCCAAGGGCGCTGGAGAGATGACCATCCTGCTGCGTCACGTCCTGCCGAACATTCGCAGTACCTTGCTGACCGTGATCGCCCTGGCCTACACCAGCATGCTGGAAGGCGCTGTGTTAACAGAAACCGTCTTCTCCTGGCCGGGCATCGGACGCTATCTCACGACCGCACTTTTTGCTGGCGACACAACGGCGGTGATGGGCGGGACGTTACTCATTGGCGTCTGTTTTGTGCTGATCAATAACCTTACTGACCTGCTCGTGCGGGCAACCGATCCCAGGGTGCGCTAA
- a CDS encoding type IV secretion protein Rhs has translation MPVNERIQPTSGTPINPGGIRQLTIGEIALAKTLYGYSIRYHRVWVHRESYLPFNLQPVNVAMSPNGEMWFREDTYSPDFSLEEDLAKKHIFMHEMMHVWQTQKGMFVRTRGLFSGIADYSYNLDKADIFHYSLEQQASIVSDYWLLKYNGLENNQILLKYRDLYLKETLYYLLKKYKNIFKGFPG, from the coding sequence ATGCCCGTTAATGAACGTATTCAGCCCACATCGGGAACACCGATTAATCCTGGTGGGATCCGACAACTCACCATCGGAGAAATAGCTCTCGCAAAGACGCTTTACGGTTACAGCATCCGTTATCACCGGGTGTGGGTGCACAGGGAAAGTTATCTCCCCTTTAATCTCCAGCCTGTGAATGTGGCAATGAGTCCGAATGGGGAAATGTGGTTTCGAGAAGACACATATTCGCCTGATTTTTCGTTAGAGGAAGATCTGGCAAAGAAACACATATTTATGCATGAGATGATGCATGTCTGGCAAACACAAAAAGGGATGTTTGTCAGAACAAGGGGATTATTCTCGGGTATTGCTGATTACTCTTATAACTTAGATAAAGCAGATATTTTTCATTATAGCTTAGAGCAGCAGGCATCGATTGTGAGTGACTATTGGTTATTGAAATATAATGGTTTAGAAAACAATCAAATTTTATTGAAGTACCGTGATTTATATCTTAAAGAAACACTATATTATCTTCTTAAAAAATATAAAAACATCTTTAAAGGATTTCCAGGATGA
- a CDS encoding manganese/iron ABC transporter ATP-binding protein, which translates to MHKGIVVTDVTVTYRNGHTALRDASFSVPGGSIAALVGVNGSGKSTLFKAVMGFVRAASGRITILGMPPQRALRQNLVAYVPQSEEVDWSFPVLVEDVVMMGRYGHMGFLRRPKENDRRIVTEALRRVDMLELRHRQIGELSGGQKKRIFLARAIAQQGEVILLDEPFTGVDVKTEARIISLLRELRDEGKTMLVSTHNLGSVTEFCDYTVMVKGTVLASGPTESTFTAENLERAFSGVLRHVVLSGSEDRIITDDERPFVMHRQPDAGRGAK; encoded by the coding sequence ATGCACAAGGGGATTGTGGTAACCGATGTGACCGTGACCTATCGCAACGGTCACACGGCGTTGCGCGATGCTTCGTTCAGCGTGCCGGGTGGCTCGATTGCCGCCCTGGTGGGAGTAAACGGTTCCGGCAAGTCCACGCTGTTTAAAGCGGTGATGGGGTTTGTGCGAGCGGCAAGTGGTCGTATCACCATTCTGGGGATGCCTCCCCAACGCGCGCTGCGCCAGAACCTGGTCGCCTACGTGCCGCAATCGGAAGAGGTTGACTGGTCGTTTCCGGTGCTGGTTGAAGATGTGGTGATGATGGGGCGCTACGGACATATGGGTTTTTTGCGTCGACCTAAAGAGAACGATCGCCGTATCGTGACCGAGGCTCTGAGGCGTGTGGATATGCTCGAGTTGCGCCACCGGCAGATAGGCGAACTGTCTGGCGGGCAGAAGAAGCGTATTTTTCTGGCGCGGGCGATTGCCCAGCAGGGCGAGGTGATCCTGCTCGATGAGCCGTTTACCGGTGTGGATGTTAAAACCGAAGCCAGAATTATCAGCCTGTTACGCGAGCTGCGTGACGAGGGTAAAACCATGCTGGTCTCGACCCACAACCTGGGCTCGGTCACGGAGTTTTGCGATTACACGGTCATGGTCAAAGGTACTGTTCTGGCGAGCGGCCCAACGGAGAGCACCTTTACGGCCGAAAACCTGGAGCGCGCCTTCAGCGGCGTGCTGCGCCACGTGGTGCTCAGTGGCTCTGAAGACCGCATCATTACCGACGACGAGCGACCTTTCGTGATGCACCGTCAGCCGGACGCCGGGCGGGGGGCAAAATGA
- a CDS encoding putative T6SS immunity periplasmic lipoprotein: MKKIFIILTLSILITGCPGGSQAPKTRLTFINGNHICFSINKNDILNYYTIYSSEAHEINIVTGSGYEELKESYPDTCLDIKWKDGYTYVIHYGLNGHKYVHQFDIDKNGKRINLGDL, encoded by the coding sequence ATGAAAAAGATATTTATTATTCTTACCCTGAGCATTCTAATAACTGGTTGCCCGGGGGGAAGTCAAGCCCCCAAAACAAGGTTGACTTTTATTAATGGCAATCACATTTGTTTTAGCATCAATAAAAATGATATTTTGAACTATTACACTATTTACTCGAGTGAAGCACATGAGATTAACATAGTAACGGGTTCTGGATATGAAGAATTAAAAGAATCCTATCCTGACACCTGTTTAGATATAAAATGGAAAGATGGGTATACTTACGTTATTCACTACGGTTTAAATGGCCATAAATATGTTCATCAATTCGATATTGATAAAAATGGAAAACGAATCAATTTAGGAGACTTATAA
- the tssD gene encoding type VI secretion system tube protein TssD has protein sequence MSLPAYLFLYDENGMLIQGNCMIPGREGAIEIMNSSYGVRQPVDSHTGNMTGTRQHGPVTLHKQVDKVSPYLAIAVCESKRLQKAIIKYYEIVEEGLETEVYNITLDSVVVSSVDFTHVYYPGSSAPNMHEVVGLRFRGIQWNYVKGNISYGDAWMKPVRNNA, from the coding sequence ATGTCATTACCCGCTTACTTATTTCTCTACGACGAGAATGGAATGCTTATTCAGGGCAATTGTATGATTCCCGGTCGGGAAGGTGCTATCGAGATAATGAACAGCAGCTATGGTGTGAGGCAACCTGTAGACAGTCATACTGGAAATATGACCGGGACTCGACAACATGGACCCGTTACTCTGCACAAACAAGTAGACAAAGTCAGCCCCTATCTTGCAATTGCCGTTTGCGAGAGTAAACGTCTGCAAAAAGCCATTATCAAATATTATGAAATTGTGGAAGAAGGTCTCGAAACCGAGGTCTACAACATTACGCTTGATAGTGTGGTGGTCTCGTCTGTGGATTTTACTCATGTTTATTATCCGGGCAGTTCTGCACCCAATATGCATGAGGTCGTTGGACTGAGATTTCGAGGCATTCAGTGGAACTATGTGAAGGGCAATATCAGCTATGGCGATGCGTGGATGAAACCCGTACGAAATAACGCATAA
- the sitC gene encoding iron/manganese ABC transporter permease subunit SitC — MNALLEPFSYEYMLNAMWVSAMVGGLCAFLSCYLMLKGWSLIGDALSHSIVPGVAGAYMLGLPFSLGAFLSGGLAAGSMLFLNQRSRLKEDAIIGLIFSSFFGLGLFMVSLNPTSVNIQTIVLGNILAIAPEDIVQLTIIGVVSILILLVKWKDLMVTFFDENHARAIGLRPERLKILFFTLLAVSTVAALQTVGAFLVICLVVTPGATAWLLTDRFPRLLMIAVAIGSITSFLGAWASYYLDGATGGIIVVAQTLLFLLAFVFAPTHGLLASRRRARHAREVQE, encoded by the coding sequence ATGAACGCACTTCTCGAACCCTTCAGCTATGAGTACATGCTCAACGCGATGTGGGTCTCGGCGATGGTGGGGGGACTGTGCGCCTTTCTCTCATGCTATTTGATGCTTAAAGGCTGGTCGCTGATTGGCGATGCGCTCTCGCACTCGATCGTACCTGGTGTGGCGGGGGCCTATATGCTCGGTCTGCCGTTCTCGCTCGGGGCGTTTTTATCGGGTGGGCTGGCAGCAGGCAGTATGCTGTTTCTTAATCAGCGTAGTCGCCTGAAAGAAGACGCCATTATCGGACTGATCTTCTCCTCCTTTTTTGGCCTGGGGCTGTTTATGGTCTCGCTTAACCCGACATCGGTGAATATTCAGACCATCGTGCTGGGTAATATTCTGGCGATTGCCCCGGAAGATATTGTCCAGCTAACGATTATCGGCGTGGTTTCTATCCTTATCCTGCTGGTTAAATGGAAGGATCTGATGGTGACCTTTTTTGACGAGAACCATGCCCGTGCCATCGGCTTACGCCCTGAGCGTCTGAAGATCCTCTTCTTCACGCTGTTGGCGGTCTCCACGGTGGCGGCGCTGCAAACCGTCGGTGCTTTTCTGGTTATCTGTCTGGTCGTGACGCCCGGCGCGACCGCATGGCTGCTCACCGATCGCTTCCCGCGGCTATTGATGATTGCGGTGGCGATTGGCAGTATCACCAGCTTCCTCGGGGCGTGGGCCAGCTATTATCTGGACGGTGCAACCGGGGGCATTATCGTGGTTGCGCAGACGTTGCTGTTCTTACTGGCGTTTGTGTTTGCGCCGACGCACGGCCTGCTGGCCAGCCGCCGCCGGGCGCGTCATGCGCGGGAGGTGCAGGAATGA